Proteins from a single region of Crassaminicella profunda:
- a CDS encoding transglutaminase domain-containing protein: MYKKMFVFTTLIISIILSSIVSFADTSIFDQSNLNNGLIHINFPSNENAKVMIKKENTKYFYNLKSNANFPLQLGNGEYTVAVLEKVQGKKYKLIASEKITLQLKNSNNIFLNSVQMIDWNPNMDVIKKARILIKDAKNDKEKVAAIYNYIINNINYDEAKAKKVSTNYLPSIENTFKTSKGICYDYASLFAAMLRSVNVPTKLVMGRTSNVPTYHAWNQVYLKDTNEWVTIDTVYDACLLKNNSPYTMIKSKNKYTVEKIY; encoded by the coding sequence GTGTACAAGAAAATGTTTGTTTTTACTACTTTAATCATTTCTATTATTTTATCATCTATCGTATCTTTTGCAGATACTTCTATATTTGATCAATCTAATCTTAACAATGGATTAATTCATATAAATTTTCCCTCAAATGAAAATGCAAAGGTTATGATAAAAAAAGAAAATACTAAATACTTTTATAATCTTAAATCTAATGCAAATTTCCCTTTGCAATTGGGAAATGGTGAATATACAGTTGCAGTTTTAGAAAAAGTTCAAGGAAAAAAGTACAAATTAATTGCATCCGAAAAAATTACGCTCCAATTAAAAAATTCTAATAATATATTTTTAAATTCTGTTCAAATGATTGATTGGAATCCAAATATGGATGTTATCAAAAAGGCACGTATTTTAATAAAAGATGCAAAAAATGACAAAGAGAAAGTTGCTGCAATTTATAACTATATCATTAATAATATAAACTATGATGAGGCTAAAGCAAAAAAAGTTTCTACAAATTATTTACCCTCTATAGAAAATACATTTAAAACATCTAAGGGAATCTGTTATGATTATGCCTCTTTATTCGCAGCTATGTTAAGAAGCGTAAACGTTCCCACCAAACTAGTTATGGGTCGTACAAGCAATGTTCCAACCTATCATGCTTGGAATCAAGTTTATTTAAAAGATACAAATGAATGGGTTACAATTGATACTGTTTATGATGCATGTTTATTAAAAAATAATTCACCCTATACAATGATTAAATCTAAAAATAAATATACAGTAGAAAAAATATATTAG
- a CDS encoding class D sortase: MKKIISMLFIITGLIIIISPKISEYYHIYQQNQFIEEWQESLSIINDDKQSLQNHTNAEALNENDPLTSTSSLNLIESNTTNSEELLEAQRISKEKEETKKKQRAAYIKEHMEGMLKIEKIDLYLPILKNATIKNLKVSVASINNTGKIGKIGNYCIAGHRSHTYGQKFNRLDELVIGDNIEVINTTTNYNYIVYDKFLVQQDDTWVLTKNNTAKEITLITCHPMLNPTHRLIIKGKIIE; this comes from the coding sequence ATGAAAAAAATAATTTCTATGCTATTTATTATTACTGGATTAATTATAATTATATCTCCTAAAATATCAGAATACTACCATATATATCAGCAAAACCAGTTTATTGAAGAATGGCAAGAAAGTTTATCAATCATCAACGATGATAAACAATCATTACAGAATCATACAAATGCAGAAGCCTTAAATGAAAATGATCCTTTAACTTCTACAAGTTCTCTTAATCTTATTGAGTCAAATACTACAAACTCAGAAGAATTATTAGAAGCACAACGAATATCAAAAGAGAAAGAAGAAACTAAAAAAAAACAACGAGCAGCATATATCAAAGAACACATGGAAGGTATGCTTAAAATCGAAAAAATTGATCTTTATCTTCCTATTTTAAAAAATGCTACAATAAAAAATTTAAAGGTTTCCGTAGCAAGCATCAATAATACAGGAAAAATTGGTAAAATTGGAAACTATTGTATTGCTGGTCATAGAAGTCACACTTATGGACAAAAATTCAATCGATTAGATGAATTGGTAATTGGAGACAACATAGAAGTTATTAATACCACTACTAACTATAACTATATAGTATATGATAAATTTTTAGTACAGCAAGATGATACATGGGTCTTAACTAAAAACAATACAGCTAAAGAAATTACACTAATAACCTGTCATCCTATGCTCAACCCAACCCATCGTTTGATCATTAAAGGAAAGATAATTGAGTAA